Proteins co-encoded in one Sulfurimonas sp. HSL1-2 genomic window:
- a CDS encoding aldo/keto reductase: MQYRYIGRSGLRVSPICLGTMTFPGQCDEKSAFAIMDKAYAAGVNFYDTAELYPVPPRSDLAGQTEEIVGRWLKTKPRESIILATKVAGAASGWFVPPVRHGLTAMDRFHIERAVEGSLKRLGTDYIDLYQMHWPDTVVPVEETMEAFDRLVQSGKVRYIGTSNDTAYGTGKALAASHYKGFARFESIQNNFSLLNRRFMDELATLCRQEQISLLPYSPLGGGVLSGKYNQAEIGEGRFADYFKSPNARQRLMAARFVNDKTLASTQRYLKIAADAGLDPVTLAAAWSKQHDFVASTIIGATRPEQLDASLAAMELTLSPEVMAACDAVHADILYPMG; this comes from the coding sequence ATGCAATACCGTTATATCGGCCGAAGCGGCCTGCGGGTCAGCCCCATCTGCCTGGGGACAATGACCTTCCCCGGGCAGTGCGACGAGAAGAGCGCCTTCGCCATTATGGACAAGGCGTATGCGGCGGGGGTGAACTTCTATGATACCGCTGAACTCTACCCGGTGCCGCCGCGCAGTGACCTGGCGGGGCAGACCGAGGAGATTGTCGGCCGCTGGCTCAAAACGAAGCCGCGGGAGAGCATCATTCTTGCCACCAAGGTCGCCGGGGCGGCCTCGGGCTGGTTCGTACCCCCGGTGCGTCACGGGCTGACGGCCATGGACCGCTTTCATATCGAGCGGGCGGTCGAAGGGTCGCTGAAAAGGCTCGGAACGGACTATATCGATCTCTACCAGATGCACTGGCCCGATACCGTCGTACCCGTCGAGGAGACGATGGAGGCTTTTGACCGCCTGGTGCAGAGCGGCAAGGTCCGCTACATCGGTACCTCAAACGACACGGCCTACGGAACGGGGAAGGCCCTGGCCGCCAGCCACTACAAGGGGTTCGCGCGCTTTGAGTCGATCCAGAACAACTTCTCCCTGCTCAACCGCCGTTTCATGGATGAACTGGCCACCCTCTGCCGTCAAGAACAGATATCCCTGCTGCCGTACTCCCCGCTCGGCGGCGGGGTACTCAGCGGCAAGTACAACCAGGCCGAGATAGGTGAGGGGCGATTCGCGGACTATTTCAAATCTCCCAACGCCCGCCAGCGCCTGATGGCCGCGCGCTTCGTCAACGACAAGACCCTGGCTTCCACGCAGCGCTATCTCAAGATTGCCGCCGATGCGGGACTGGACCCGGTGACGCTGGCGGCGGCCTGGAGCAAGCAGCACGACTTTGTCGCGTCCACGATCATCGGGGCGACGCGACCCGAGCAGCTTGATGCGTCGCTTGCGGCGATGGAACTGACCCTCTCACCAGAGGTGATGGCGGCCTGCGACGCGGTACACGCCGATATCCTCTACCCGATGGGCTGA
- a CDS encoding NlpC/P60 family protein, which translates to MRRGAAWQTGGLGIALLLLLGGCSTRYADHRPLPAPALYAADRTFAALPPTEEVWLLQEEETVSQPQPAEEDPVLSKLYPFQEQWHRTPYRYGGAGPRGIDCSAFVQRAYRDLFGIALPRTTRQQANCGSAVDRQELQAGDLVFFRTSGRDRHVGIYLEAGKFMHVSTRYGVMISSMDKPYWKRHYWTTRRIR; encoded by the coding sequence ATGAGGCGGGGCGCAGCATGGCAAACGGGAGGCCTTGGCATCGCATTGCTGCTGTTGCTCGGCGGCTGCTCTACGCGCTATGCGGACCACAGGCCGCTCCCGGCTCCGGCCCTCTACGCCGCTGACAGGACCTTCGCGGCATTGCCGCCGACAGAAGAGGTGTGGCTGCTGCAGGAAGAGGAAACGGTCTCGCAGCCGCAACCTGCCGAAGAGGACCCGGTTCTCTCCAAGCTCTATCCGTTTCAGGAGCAGTGGCACCGTACCCCCTACCGCTACGGGGGTGCTGGCCCGCGGGGGATCGATTGCTCCGCGTTTGTCCAGCGTGCCTACCGGGACCTTTTCGGCATCGCGCTGCCCCGTACAACCCGGCAGCAGGCCAACTGCGGCAGTGCCGTTGACAGACAGGAGCTGCAGGCCGGGGACCTTGTCTTTTTCCGTACGAGCGGGCGGGACCGCCATGTCGGCATCTATCTCGAGGCAGGGAAGTTCATGCATGTTTCCACCAGGTACGGGGTGATGATCTCGAGCATGGATAAGCCCTACTGGAAACGGCACTACTGGACGACGAGAAGGATCAGATGA
- the nfo gene encoding deoxyribonuclease IV, translating to MSNKFVGAHTSASGGVYNAITNAEAIGAQAFALFTKNQRQWNAKALDTETIDTFKRLLDESGIAPKHVLPHDSYLINLGHPEDEKRQKSFDAFVDEVERCMQLGLDRLNFHPGSHLKQIGEEECLDRIAESMNRTLERTEGVTLVLENTAGQGSNLGWKFEHLAHIIDKVEDKSRVGVCIDTCHMFTAGYDIRTKEAYDVSMAEFENIVGFKYLRGMHLNDSKPDLGSHVDRHDSIGKGKIGLEAFRYIMNDPRMDDIPLILETIDETIWAEEIKLLYSLEEK from the coding sequence ATGAGCAATAAATTTGTCGGTGCACATACGTCGGCCTCGGGCGGGGTCTACAACGCCATCACGAATGCCGAGGCGATCGGGGCGCAGGCCTTCGCTCTCTTTACCAAGAATCAGCGCCAATGGAACGCGAAAGCGCTGGATACGGAGACGATTGACACTTTCAAGCGCCTGCTCGACGAGAGCGGGATCGCGCCCAAACACGTGCTGCCGCATGATTCGTACCTGATCAATCTGGGTCACCCCGAAGATGAGAAGCGCCAAAAATCCTTCGACGCCTTCGTAGACGAAGTCGAGCGCTGCATGCAGCTGGGGCTCGACCGCCTCAATTTCCACCCGGGATCGCACCTCAAACAGATCGGCGAAGAGGAGTGCCTGGACCGTATCGCCGAGAGTATGAACCGGACACTGGAGCGCACGGAGGGGGTGACGCTTGTGCTGGAGAACACGGCGGGACAGGGGAGCAACCTCGGCTGGAAGTTCGAGCACCTCGCGCACATCATCGACAAGGTTGAGGACAAGTCCCGTGTCGGCGTCTGCATCGATACCTGCCACATGTTCACCGCCGGTTACGACATCCGCACCAAGGAGGCCTATGACGTCTCCATGGCGGAGTTCGAGAATATCGTCGGTTTCAAGTACCTGCGCGGGATGCACCTCAACGACTCCAAGCCGGATCTCGGCAGTCATGTCGACCGCCACGACAGTATCGGCAAAGGCAAGATTGGGCTCGAGGCGTTCCGCTACATTATGAACGACCCGCGCATGGACGATATCCCGCTCATCCTCGAGACGATCGACGAGACGATCTGGGCGGAGGAGATCAAGTTGCTTTATTCCCTGGAAGAAAAGTAG